One stretch of Rosistilla oblonga DNA includes these proteins:
- the larC gene encoding nickel pincer cofactor biosynthesis protein LarC, translating to MRIAYFDCTSGISGDMTLGALIDAGASIDRIQAGVRSMGLGEISITAENIKKYGFRATQVTISHPPEHAHRHLHHIEAMLDKGDISAEARDLAKLIFRNLGEAEAQVHGSTLEKVHFHEVGAIDSIADITGVAIALTELGIERVEASPVPTGGGTIQIAHGRVGVPAPATALLLAGIPIAPSDIQAELTTPTGAAILKTTCKAFGPIPAMQISAIGCGSGTMDLEKQANILRVLIGDSDGQPSAEQAAGQFETDQIVITETNVDDSTAEELAWCVDQLFDAGALDVYQTPTMMKKGRSGTKITVLAAPDRTATIESVLLGCSSAIGVRSWAARRTKLIRRAHAVETSFGSVQGKCVWLPSSQWRFTPEHESLRRLAAEKQVSLHAVRDAAIKAFDASGLSAP from the coding sequence TTGCGTATCGCATACTTCGACTGCACCAGCGGAATCAGTGGTGATATGACCCTGGGGGCGCTGATCGACGCCGGGGCCAGTATCGACCGAATCCAAGCCGGTGTTCGATCGATGGGGCTCGGCGAGATCTCGATTACCGCGGAAAACATTAAGAAATACGGGTTTCGTGCGACGCAGGTCACGATCTCGCATCCGCCAGAACATGCTCATCGGCATCTCCATCACATCGAAGCGATGCTCGATAAAGGGGATATTTCGGCCGAAGCTCGCGATTTGGCCAAGCTGATTTTTCGTAATTTAGGCGAAGCCGAGGCGCAGGTTCACGGTTCGACGCTCGAAAAAGTCCACTTCCACGAAGTGGGAGCCATCGATTCGATCGCCGATATCACCGGCGTGGCGATCGCCCTGACCGAACTAGGTATTGAGCGAGTCGAGGCGTCCCCCGTCCCCACCGGTGGCGGAACGATCCAGATCGCCCACGGCCGCGTCGGGGTTCCCGCTCCCGCGACCGCGCTGTTGCTGGCCGGGATCCCGATCGCTCCGAGCGACATCCAGGCTGAGCTGACGACGCCGACCGGAGCGGCGATTCTGAAGACGACATGCAAGGCGTTTGGCCCGATTCCCGCGATGCAGATCTCCGCGATCGGTTGCGGTTCGGGGACGATGGATTTGGAGAAGCAGGCGAATATCTTGCGCGTGCTGATCGGCGACAGCGACGGCCAACCGTCCGCTGAGCAAGCTGCCGGGCAGTTCGAGACCGATCAGATCGTGATCACCGAGACGAACGTCGACGATTCGACGGCCGAAGAGTTGGCGTGGTGCGTCGACCAGTTGTTTGATGCCGGAGCGTTGGACGTCTACCAAACGCCCACGATGATGAAGAAGGGACGCAGCGGCACGAAGATCACCGTCTTGGCCGCTCCCGACCGCACCGCCACGATCGAGTCGGTGCTGCTGGGATGTTCGTCGGCGATCGGAGTCCGCAGTTGGGCCGCGCGGCGGACGAAGCTGATCCGCCGAGCGCATGCCGTCGAAACCTCGTTTGGCAGCGTGCAAGGGAAATGCGTCTGGCTCCCTTCATCGCAGTGGCGATTCACTCCCGAACACGAATCGCTCCGCCGATTGGCCGCCGAAAAACAAGTCAGTCTCCACGCCGTCCGCGACGCAGCAATAAAGGCCTTCGACGCGAGCGGTCTTTCGGCTCCGTAG
- a CDS encoding lactate racemase domain-containing protein — protein sequence MSEFPRMFRVRQTFDDTRVASIPDSVAEQLSGSSLAAKVRPGQSVAISVGSRGIANIAEIVRAIVDYVKSLGGVPFIVPAMGSHGGGTAEGQAALLGRYGVTDAAMGCEIRSSMETVVVAQAKEGFDVHFDRHASTADHVIVCNRIKPHTRFVGEIESGLMKMLLIGLGKRNGAVVYHQAIQNFSFGQIIRSVAGEVLNRCPIALGVAILENGYDETAAIQAVEPQRFESHERELLLRARAMMPALPFDRADLLIVDKIGKDISGAGMDTNIVGRKYNDHVAREDEFPKIHQIYARGLTAATAGNATGVGIAEYCHQRLVDQMDPVATRINCLTGGHVTAAMVPIHFPTDREVLAAAITQAGLVAPADVRWMWAPNTLEISEVMCSEAYWNQVADRPNLQIVHPPEPIRFDADDQLLEVF from the coding sequence ATGTCCGAATTCCCTCGTATGTTCCGCGTTCGTCAAACGTTTGATGACACGCGTGTCGCTTCGATACCAGATTCGGTCGCGGAGCAGTTGAGTGGATCGTCGCTGGCGGCGAAGGTGCGGCCGGGGCAGAGCGTGGCGATCTCGGTCGGCAGCCGCGGGATCGCCAACATCGCGGAGATCGTTCGCGCAATCGTCGACTATGTCAAATCCTTGGGCGGCGTTCCCTTTATCGTTCCCGCCATGGGCAGCCACGGCGGCGGGACCGCTGAAGGACAAGCGGCACTCTTGGGACGATACGGCGTGACCGACGCGGCGATGGGATGCGAGATCCGCAGCAGCATGGAGACGGTTGTCGTTGCTCAGGCGAAAGAGGGTTTTGATGTCCACTTCGACCGGCACGCTTCGACCGCCGATCATGTGATCGTCTGCAATCGGATCAAGCCGCACACGCGATTTGTCGGTGAGATCGAGAGCGGGCTGATGAAGATGCTGTTGATCGGTTTAGGCAAACGCAACGGTGCGGTGGTCTACCATCAAGCGATTCAGAACTTCAGCTTTGGGCAGATCATTCGCAGTGTGGCCGGTGAGGTTTTGAATCGTTGCCCGATCGCACTTGGGGTCGCAATCCTAGAGAACGGGTACGACGAGACCGCAGCGATCCAAGCGGTCGAGCCACAACGGTTTGAATCGCATGAACGGGAACTGCTGCTGCGAGCCCGCGCGATGATGCCCGCCCTCCCCTTCGATCGCGCCGATCTATTGATCGTCGACAAGATCGGCAAGGACATCAGCGGTGCCGGGATGGACACGAACATCGTCGGCCGCAAATACAACGACCATGTGGCTCGCGAGGACGAATTTCCCAAGATCCACCAGATCTACGCCCGCGGCCTCACCGCAGCGACGGCCGGGAATGCGACCGGCGTCGGGATCGCCGAATATTGCCATCAACGACTTGTCGACCAGATGGATCCCGTCGCCACGCGGATCAATTGCCTGACCGGCGGCCACGTGACCGCGGCGATGGTGCCGATCCATTTCCCCACCGATCGCGAAGTCTTGGCAGCGGCGATCACGCAGGCGGGACTCGTCGCGCCGGCAGACGTCCGCTGGATGTGGGCTCCCAATACGCTGGAGATCTCCGAGGTGATGTGCTCCGAAGCCTACTGGAACCAAGTCGCCGATCGGCCGAACTTGCAGATCGTCCATCCGCCCGAACCGATCCGCTTTGATGCCGACGATCAGTTGTTGGAAGTTTTTTAG
- a CDS encoding DUF3800 domain-containing protein produces the protein MSWLLFMDESGHDHKQMPYEVRGGIALQDRKAWPFIRAVASLEENCFGVRLADFKKEFKGSKLLDKDRIKWAEQGPPQGDAERKRNARAFLSKGLQKQPQRRDEFTGYGQACLELARGIFRLLRDHDAKLFASVIPRGVKPPETFEAKEYLRKDHVFLLERFYHFVRKQQEQGLIVMDQVEEQNDIRFVRKLERYFVRTNKGAQRADWIVPAPFFSSSYLSIPIQVADVCIYCLNWGFRRPQWNMDAETRSRIEQDFSGWIKRLEFRQKTKNADGTLKNLFGIAFVQNPYGSGRDRSA, from the coding sequence ATGAGCTGGCTATTGTTTATGGATGAAAGCGGGCACGACCACAAACAGATGCCCTACGAAGTACGCGGCGGCATCGCGTTGCAAGACCGAAAAGCCTGGCCGTTCATTCGTGCTGTTGCAAGCCTTGAAGAGAATTGTTTCGGGGTTCGCCTTGCCGATTTCAAGAAAGAGTTCAAAGGCTCTAAACTTCTCGACAAAGATCGAATCAAATGGGCCGAACAAGGCCCACCGCAAGGAGATGCTGAACGAAAACGAAACGCTCGTGCTTTTCTCTCCAAAGGCCTGCAGAAGCAACCTCAACGCCGCGACGAGTTTACTGGCTACGGCCAAGCATGCCTCGAATTGGCTCGAGGCATCTTCCGTCTACTTCGCGACCATGACGCCAAGCTGTTTGCTTCGGTGATTCCACGGGGAGTCAAACCGCCTGAAACCTTTGAAGCGAAAGAGTACTTGCGAAAGGATCATGTCTTTCTGCTGGAACGGTTTTATCACTTTGTTCGCAAGCAGCAGGAACAAGGCTTGATCGTGATGGATCAAGTCGAAGAACAAAACGACATTCGCTTTGTGCGAAAACTTGAACGCTACTTCGTTAGAACAAACAAGGGTGCCCAACGCGCTGACTGGATTGTCCCCGCACCATTTTTCTCGTCGTCCTACTTGAGCATTCCAATTCAGGTTGCCGACGTTTGCATCTACTGTCTGAATTGGGGCTTCCGACGCCCCCAGTGGAATATGGACGCGGAAACGAGATCGCGAATCGAACAAGACTTCAGCGGTTGGATCAAACGTCTTGAGTTTCGGCAGAAAACCAAGAATGCCGATGGTACGCTCAAGAACCTTTTTGGGATTGCATTCGTGCAAAACCCTTACGGGAGCGGACGTGATAGAAGCGCATAA
- a CDS encoding DUF1571 domain-containing protein translates to MIALLLICLLPTLATAEESASLGTAPAKKATAAPTSAHPLDRVIEIATKGLQRTDEEVKEYSCLLIKRERIDGELTARQYMQAKVRHRHFADGKLVTPMSVYLKFLKPSELAGREVLYVEGERDGNVLARRGGPRLANITVELNPKGHWAMQGNLHPITEFGFRNLIFRLLEKMRSDLASSDIDVKFYDNAKLGDRECEHIQVTQTNRSATADYHIARIFIDKELQVPVYFASYDWPEADGEPPLKEEYIFANVDLNPNFVAMDFDADNPDYAFEPIASQESLAQVEP, encoded by the coding sequence ATGATTGCACTGCTGCTAATTTGCCTGCTGCCAACACTGGCAACTGCCGAGGAATCGGCGAGCCTCGGAACCGCCCCAGCCAAAAAAGCGACAGCTGCGCCGACGTCGGCGCACCCGCTGGATCGCGTGATCGAAATCGCGACCAAGGGGCTGCAGCGAACTGATGAAGAAGTCAAAGAGTATTCGTGCCTGCTGATCAAGCGCGAACGGATCGACGGCGAACTGACGGCTCGCCAGTACATGCAAGCCAAAGTCCGCCACCGCCATTTTGCCGACGGCAAGCTGGTCACGCCGATGAGCGTCTACCTGAAGTTCCTCAAGCCGAGCGAACTGGCTGGCCGCGAGGTGTTGTACGTCGAAGGCGAACGCGACGGCAACGTCTTGGCGCGGCGCGGTGGGCCACGACTGGCAAACATCACCGTCGAACTGAACCCCAAGGGGCATTGGGCGATGCAGGGGAACCTGCACCCGATCACCGAATTTGGTTTCCGCAACCTGATCTTCCGCCTGCTGGAGAAGATGCGTAGCGACCTGGCGTCGAGCGATATCGACGTCAAGTTCTACGACAACGCCAAGCTGGGTGATCGGGAATGCGAACACATTCAAGTCACGCAGACCAATCGCAGCGCGACCGCCGATTACCACATCGCTCGGATTTTCATCGACAAGGAACTGCAGGTCCCCGTCTACTTCGCTTCCTACGATTGGCCGGAAGCCGACGGCGAACCGCCGCTGAAGGAAGAGTACATCTTTGCCAACGTCGACCTGAATCCAAACTTCGTCGCGATGGACTTCGATGCCGACAACCCCGACTACGCCTTCGAACCGATCGCGTCGCAGGAATCGTTAGCTCAAGTCGAACCCTAG
- the ykgO gene encoding type B 50S ribosomal protein L36 has translation MKVVSSIGTLKNRHPDCQVVKRRGRIYVICKSNPKFKVRQGGAKSKKARR, from the coding sequence ATGAAAGTTGTAAGCTCGATCGGCACGCTGAAGAATCGTCACCCCGACTGCCAAGTCGTCAAGCGTCGTGGCCGAATCTACGTGATTTGCAAAAGCAATCCGAAGTTCAAGGTCCGCCAAGGTGGTGCGAAGTCCAAGAAGGCTCGCCGCTAA
- a CDS encoding ATP-binding protein, translated as MSLLNDTSGQAHPYWYEWFVGLIEVVKLLNPDEGITQVAFQVPSIQGWDDVVVTHTNGKRLYQVKHTREKNNLTFGTLVEVDDKGNSLLGSLFEGGKYSGLIDPTNELILYTNREDGSRWSTRGNGKRRPPLLEFWNWLKSELETKELSGISLPAVDDDTLDYADAWAEWLACYKGDDEEATKFLRQLTIRTKEDDLDGLESRVRESLAVAFGITEQKTAPLFDALCRELRSWTTGHAGVTVEVLCNALTVEPAPKEFAPAPPPPSPFFPTRLPIAEQLQTDLLDEKEAPIVFLTGEPGSGKTSAVSWLANRRTHNAFQGIIGIRFFCFEPIRPEHPFISPDSSRVKPEELWFSLLTQLRRGLATRLFELKVPLRNDFLTWAEARDHVLRLSDVIGQELGRRFVISIDGIDHAARASQVMPEQIAEFFASLPSPDSIANKQIRLLIAGQPPEYYADEYPTWLTMENEKVRRIDLPKLEGEDIKCLLMKSSTSTGEEHIDEAVRLIDELSKGNTLAVVFAVAESELCDSLEELENKLKDRLLGEGLLSYYDSIWKHVLREARELSCSLAGMISLARTPVTANQLATVFSSWQKPSPWWKQVLIDLGPLLTRQGESFLIRHNDVRVFLASKYKSFPEEDQKAVASQLIDYFSTKEADRLTAHLQLFPLLNLADRSIEAASLFDVDWVLEGATLGLEMDALLQEGEMAVAQLSKARNWSNVVTVSCACDTLDRVSEFIEHQIAIEKWEKDLPPFLPAEANVRPFVQWTKDDFHQLVWDAHELVEGGDPERARGLLDRWLDGLGIEQVIQTVPDFESDRMHRIRDGEEPRLDEVAVSDFEVLGRLSARIQWQFWGELSRESPRLETDAFYSFEKGYVDELTTAPNLESADELFAHHAVRFYSNQELAVRNLAKAGSWSLVADLLQSMEENRESFSDAFRLEASWYALRSGMPAESAWVIAPDDLQEILPEVSKYYRVENINLLQFINSAMAFGWTRHSWDPGDIADRIFESFEAPDEASVENAMKLVFRAAAVVGRLESHLAKANRESAAASFPPDHIRQLLSALWGDVINRAGYRFEGRREAAELAERLTIICGELGGDLDSAAFEAALPFAQEYALGFRLSAIWNVVNRHGKVDILRAWLNNYISEDGSAWAWAPENARETADDLVPYARSIGMDDLADYAEGRASRLIVGYRTHKEYSFERANDWFQEAAKNDPNIWSVEGWMLWEICRICDERDGDNRLEPDILKGISAAAIRAGKTTSWWRLVSTTLPKKCERDWHFQIRQQFVEGHIEALTQGLTVNDEEVLQIWSIALSLSYWFNNGDTSSLLELKELLLNGVATERKTEIAAAMESVSPIVKVKRDNENAEQPRATREVAPQNDPLEEDGWWNEIDHFLQNKDDEEYRYVGYASGLMSVALRRARQHGNEELLKGLDIQLDMHLRWAFGGEPLDSISLPQIAESELASTDDVFIDLIKVLFETYSVEVTVAALEGLHSYVSQDPTIIPRVLEEVSSEWPRRWLLSAAESWAVLHPDEVHNANSTLSSVMESADLDCRLQAWIVLTRNAQTRGVDPPIFPLPSEPELSIDEVEAVEVALLEIPPTILGSTRFANKFSSVHMLVEYCGRFGLNFEKLEGLMAKELIGNAVTFDPDLRKRGPHRYADFTYVPAEAERAFGNAICSILSSRWCGNPQLAKICQATLSNEDAWIHRTRPTAIRSSDDWPADSEYGGEETDTTTRKQQMLNAAKCASVDDESIVFAARIRDFTWKEDFDVHFWFEEAGDTLLISAPRIPKCPSGRSFIWWIGEPLDLRSRFVSGRFVGGHQRLSHCHFEIRPPVNWRDKFGWSPNPLNALEWLLDDKVVARYERVHGVLRDATHGPKYRQPIIDRWVITKEAFAAVKEKYPHLRERDTFEVQQFKE; from the coding sequence ATGTCACTTCTCAATGATACTTCGGGTCAAGCACATCCTTATTGGTATGAATGGTTTGTTGGCCTTATTGAGGTCGTGAAACTACTGAACCCCGATGAAGGGATAACACAAGTCGCGTTCCAAGTTCCCTCGATCCAAGGGTGGGACGATGTTGTCGTCACGCATACAAACGGGAAAAGACTTTACCAAGTCAAACACACGCGTGAAAAAAACAACCTGACGTTTGGAACCCTCGTTGAGGTCGATGACAAAGGCAACTCGCTTCTTGGGAGTCTGTTCGAGGGGGGAAAGTACAGCGGATTGATCGACCCCACAAATGAATTGATCCTTTACACGAATCGCGAAGATGGTTCGCGTTGGTCTACTCGCGGCAACGGCAAACGCCGTCCTCCGCTATTGGAGTTTTGGAACTGGTTAAAGAGCGAACTCGAAACAAAAGAATTATCAGGCATCTCACTTCCTGCTGTTGACGACGACACACTCGACTACGCCGATGCTTGGGCCGAATGGCTAGCCTGCTATAAGGGCGATGACGAGGAAGCAACCAAATTCCTCCGTCAACTTACCATCCGTACTAAGGAAGATGACCTCGATGGCCTCGAATCTCGCGTCCGTGAATCGCTTGCCGTTGCATTTGGCATAACAGAACAAAAAACAGCCCCGCTCTTTGACGCTCTGTGCCGAGAACTACGGTCATGGACTACCGGACACGCGGGCGTGACCGTTGAAGTACTATGTAACGCGTTAACTGTCGAACCCGCCCCGAAAGAGTTTGCGCCCGCGCCCCCACCGCCATCACCATTCTTTCCGACTCGTCTGCCGATAGCCGAACAACTCCAGACAGACTTACTCGACGAAAAAGAGGCTCCCATTGTTTTTCTCACGGGTGAGCCGGGATCAGGAAAAACGAGCGCAGTGAGTTGGTTGGCAAATCGCCGCACGCATAATGCTTTTCAGGGCATCATTGGTATTCGCTTCTTCTGTTTTGAGCCAATTCGGCCAGAGCATCCATTCATCTCTCCCGACTCATCCCGGGTGAAGCCCGAAGAGCTCTGGTTCAGCCTGTTGACCCAACTGCGACGCGGACTTGCGACGCGGCTTTTTGAGCTGAAGGTTCCGCTTAGAAACGACTTCCTGACGTGGGCTGAAGCGCGAGACCACGTGCTGCGATTGTCCGACGTGATTGGACAAGAACTCGGTAGAAGGTTTGTCATCTCAATCGACGGAATCGACCATGCTGCACGTGCCTCGCAGGTAATGCCAGAACAGATCGCAGAATTTTTCGCCTCTTTGCCGTCACCGGATTCTATTGCGAACAAGCAGATTCGTCTTTTGATTGCTGGACAACCGCCTGAGTACTACGCGGATGAGTACCCAACGTGGTTAACGATGGAAAACGAGAAGGTCCGCCGAATCGATTTGCCTAAGCTCGAAGGAGAAGACATTAAGTGTCTTCTTATGAAGTCAAGCACATCGACTGGCGAAGAGCACATCGACGAAGCTGTGCGACTAATCGACGAGTTGTCCAAAGGAAACACGCTGGCCGTAGTGTTTGCAGTTGCGGAATCAGAGCTCTGCGATTCACTCGAAGAACTTGAGAACAAACTCAAAGATCGGTTACTCGGCGAGGGGTTGTTGAGTTACTACGACTCGATTTGGAAGCATGTTCTTAGGGAAGCTCGTGAGCTGAGCTGTTCGCTCGCCGGCATGATTTCGTTGGCGAGAACGCCGGTAACCGCCAATCAACTCGCAACGGTATTCTCGTCTTGGCAGAAGCCGTCACCATGGTGGAAACAGGTACTCATCGACCTAGGTCCGTTGCTGACGCGACAAGGGGAGAGCTTCCTGATTCGGCACAATGATGTCCGGGTATTCCTTGCGTCAAAATACAAAAGCTTCCCTGAGGAAGATCAAAAGGCGGTTGCATCGCAACTCATAGACTATTTCAGTACCAAAGAAGCGGATCGTCTAACAGCGCATCTGCAGCTGTTTCCTCTGCTGAACCTGGCTGATCGGTCGATTGAAGCGGCAAGTCTGTTTGATGTTGATTGGGTACTTGAGGGGGCAACTCTTGGCTTGGAAATGGATGCGTTGCTTCAGGAAGGCGAAATGGCCGTAGCACAGCTTTCCAAAGCCAGGAATTGGTCTAACGTTGTGACGGTCTCGTGTGCTTGTGACACACTCGATCGCGTCAGTGAATTCATAGAACATCAAATCGCAATTGAGAAATGGGAAAAGGATTTACCCCCATTCCTACCTGCGGAGGCAAACGTACGACCCTTTGTGCAATGGACAAAGGACGACTTTCATCAACTTGTGTGGGACGCTCATGAATTGGTGGAAGGCGGCGATCCCGAACGAGCCCGAGGCCTATTGGACCGGTGGCTTGATGGACTTGGAATCGAACAGGTCATTCAGACTGTACCGGATTTTGAGTCGGACCGGATGCATCGAATTCGTGATGGCGAAGAACCAAGACTCGATGAAGTCGCCGTAAGCGATTTTGAAGTACTGGGGCGTCTTTCAGCGAGAATTCAATGGCAATTCTGGGGCGAGCTTAGCAGAGAATCACCTCGATTAGAGACTGACGCGTTTTACAGTTTTGAAAAGGGCTACGTGGATGAATTAACGACTGCTCCAAACTTGGAGTCAGCGGATGAATTGTTCGCCCACCACGCCGTAAGATTCTATTCAAATCAGGAGTTGGCGGTTCGCAATCTAGCAAAGGCGGGCTCATGGTCGCTGGTCGCAGACTTGCTCCAATCAATGGAGGAAAATCGAGAGTCATTTAGCGACGCGTTTCGACTGGAGGCATCGTGGTATGCACTACGCTCTGGAATGCCTGCGGAATCAGCGTGGGTAATTGCCCCGGACGATCTACAAGAAATTTTGCCTGAAGTTTCCAAGTACTATCGGGTAGAGAACATCAACTTATTGCAGTTCATTAATTCGGCGATGGCGTTTGGCTGGACGCGTCACAGTTGGGACCCGGGCGACATTGCCGATCGGATTTTTGAATCATTTGAAGCCCCCGACGAAGCAAGCGTCGAAAACGCGATGAAGCTCGTCTTTCGTGCCGCAGCGGTCGTCGGGAGGCTGGAGAGTCACCTAGCGAAAGCCAATCGCGAATCTGCTGCAGCATCATTTCCGCCCGACCACATTCGGCAGTTACTCTCGGCGTTGTGGGGAGATGTAATCAACCGCGCTGGCTATCGGTTTGAGGGCCGAAGGGAAGCGGCGGAGCTTGCGGAAAGATTGACGATAATCTGTGGAGAGCTAGGTGGTGATTTAGATTCCGCAGCCTTTGAAGCGGCGTTGCCGTTTGCTCAGGAGTATGCACTTGGCTTCCGTTTGAGTGCGATCTGGAACGTTGTCAATCGACACGGCAAGGTTGATATTCTTCGTGCGTGGCTTAACAACTACATATCCGAAGATGGTTCCGCGTGGGCGTGGGCACCAGAAAACGCGAGAGAGACTGCTGATGATCTGGTTCCATACGCACGATCAATCGGGATGGATGATCTTGCAGACTACGCTGAAGGACGCGCGAGCAGACTAATCGTCGGTTATCGAACCCATAAAGAATACTCGTTTGAGCGAGCTAACGACTGGTTTCAGGAAGCGGCAAAAAACGACCCCAACATTTGGTCGGTTGAAGGTTGGATGCTTTGGGAGATATGCAGAATCTGTGATGAAAGGGATGGGGACAACCGTCTCGAACCTGACATTTTGAAAGGAATCAGTGCTGCCGCAATCCGTGCTGGCAAAACGACGAGTTGGTGGCGCCTAGTTTCAACAACACTCCCGAAAAAATGCGAGCGCGACTGGCATTTTCAAATCAGGCAGCAGTTCGTCGAAGGGCACATCGAAGCGCTGACACAAGGGCTCACGGTTAATGACGAAGAGGTGCTACAGATCTGGAGCATCGCTCTATCATTGAGTTATTGGTTCAACAACGGTGATACATCGTCGCTGCTGGAATTGAAGGAATTGCTTCTGAACGGTGTTGCTACTGAGCGAAAGACCGAGATTGCCGCGGCAATGGAATCAGTCAGCCCAATCGTGAAAGTTAAGCGAGATAATGAAAATGCAGAACAGCCGAGGGCGACTCGCGAAGTAGCTCCACAAAATGACCCTCTTGAGGAAGACGGCTGGTGGAATGAAATCGACCATTTTCTTCAGAACAAAGATGACGAAGAGTATCGGTACGTCGGATACGCGAGCGGCCTTATGTCGGTTGCCCTGCGACGGGCTCGTCAGCACGGCAATGAGGAACTGCTGAAGGGGCTGGATATTCAACTCGACATGCATCTGCGCTGGGCTTTCGGCGGCGAACCGCTCGATTCGATTTCGCTACCGCAAATTGCAGAATCTGAATTGGCGTCAACGGATGACGTCTTCATTGATCTAATCAAAGTCCTTTTTGAAACCTACAGCGTTGAGGTAACTGTCGCTGCCTTAGAGGGGCTCCACAGCTACGTGTCGCAAGATCCAACAATAATCCCGCGTGTATTGGAAGAAGTTTCAAGTGAGTGGCCTCGACGATGGCTGCTAAGCGCCGCAGAGTCTTGGGCGGTCCTGCATCCTGATGAGGTTCACAATGCCAATTCGACGTTAAGTTCTGTGATGGAATCGGCTGATCTAGACTGCCGTCTTCAGGCTTGGATTGTTCTGACGCGAAATGCACAAACACGAGGAGTCGATCCTCCTATTTTTCCGCTACCTTCAGAACCAGAGCTTTCAATTGACGAGGTGGAAGCGGTGGAAGTCGCGTTACTCGAAATCCCTCCGACCATTCTGGGTTCGACCCGATTTGCGAACAAGTTTTCGTCCGTTCATATGCTTGTCGAATATTGTGGGCGTTTCGGTTTGAATTTTGAGAAACTCGAAGGCCTTATGGCAAAGGAACTAATCGGAAATGCTGTTACCTTTGATCCAGACTTGCGAAAACGCGGCCCTCACCGCTACGCAGACTTCACGTATGTTCCAGCTGAGGCGGAAAGGGCTTTCGGCAATGCAATTTGTTCGATTCTAAGCTCCCGTTGGTGTGGCAATCCGCAGCTTGCAAAGATTTGTCAAGCCACACTGTCAAACGAAGACGCGTGGATTCATCGAACACGGCCGACAGCGATTCGCTCTTCGGACGATTGGCCTGCGGATTCGGAATATGGTGGAGAAGAAACGGATACGACAACGCGAAAACAGCAGATGCTAAATGCCGCTAAGTGTGCTTCTGTTGATGACGAGTCGATCGTATTTGCTGCGCGAATCCGAGACTTCACGTGGAAAGAGGATTTTGACGTGCATTTCTGGTTCGAGGAAGCGGGAGACACTCTACTGATTTCGGCACCCAGAATCCCAAAATGCCCCAGCGGACGGTCATTCATTTGGTGGATCGGGGAGCCTTTGGACCTCCGTAGTCGATTTGTTTCAGGGCGATTTGTCGGTGGTCACCAACGACTTTCACATTGCCATTTTGAAATCCGACCTCCGGTGAATTGGCGCGACAAGTTTGGTTGGAGTCCAAATCCACTGAACGCACTTGAATGGCTTCTCGACGACAAAGTTGTCGCCAGATACGAAAGAGTTCACGGTGTTCTTCGAGATGCGACGCACGGCCCAAAGTACCGCCAGCCCATAATTGACCGCTGGGTCATCACCAAAGAGGCATTTGCTGCAGTGAAAGAGAAGTATCCGCATCTTCGCGAACGAGATACCTTCGAGGTTCAACAGTTCAAAGAGTAA
- a CDS encoding EVE domain-containing protein, whose protein sequence is MKYWLMKTEPGTYSIEDLAKEKRKTTCWEGVRNYQARNMMRDDFKKGDRVLFYHSGGKDPAVVGTAKIAKGAYPDHFAWDSGSKYYDPKSSPENPRWFMVDVQLDKAFEQPVTLSQMRNEPQLEQMELLRKGSRLSVQPVTESEFEVVLKMAEAAKNKA, encoded by the coding sequence ATGAAGTACTGGCTGATGAAGACCGAACCGGGGACCTATTCGATCGAAGATCTGGCGAAAGAGAAGCGGAAGACGACCTGCTGGGAAGGCGTCCGCAATTACCAGGCTCGCAATATGATGCGCGATGATTTTAAGAAAGGGGATCGCGTTCTCTTCTACCACTCGGGTGGGAAAGACCCCGCGGTTGTGGGAACTGCCAAGATTGCCAAGGGAGCCTATCCCGATCACTTTGCGTGGGATTCGGGCAGCAAGTATTACGACCCGAAGAGCAGCCCCGAAAACCCGCGCTGGTTTATGGTCGACGTGCAGTTAGACAAAGCGTTTGAGCAGCCAGTGACGCTTTCGCAGATGCGCAACGAACCCCAACTGGAGCAGATGGAACTGCTCCGCAAAGGAAGCCGATTGAGTGTCCAGCCGGTCACCGAATCGGAATTTGAGGTCGTGTTGAAGATGGCCGAAGCGGCCAAAAACAAAGCTTAG